The sequence AcaggataaaaaaattaaataatgcttTTAGTGCAAGCATAATTTGAACAACAAAGAACTGTTTAAGGCAGTTTACCATTTATGAGGcctgatatttaaattttgagcTTCATGATACAAGTTTTCAATTTACATTAGAAGTTTATGCTTTTTTAGttatacaaataacactatgttGCCAAATTCAGCTGATCAAAGTAGACTTTCCTATACAGGTTTTTGATAGAATAAGTctttttttgttaactttatgCTATGTATCAAAAAGCAGATGTTCtcaagaaaacaaactttcaaagaTAGTTCTTTCACTGCTTGAGTACAGCACAGTTGATACTATTCTTAAAAGACCTACAATTATACAGTGTCATGACACTTATTTCTGCATCATGTCTAACAGCTGCTATCACTTGTTCTTAGTTTATAATACAACTTTGAAAAAAAGTACCATATAATGATACTGGTTATGCAAAACTAATAAGAAAGTATCCATTCATTTAGAAATACATTCtttatagaattttataaaagttctgTAGTCTgaacttttaaacaaaatattacaattgcATAACCAGAATCAATGAAAATATCATGTCAAATTTAAAAGCAAGCCAACTACAATACAGACAAAGCAACTTTTTTCACTCTATAAATGTTTGTcataaacaaaaaccaaaacatttctaCATAAACTTATATATTCCTGatgtgttatattatatatttacaagtaATTGAACTTATGTTTTAGTCATCCACTTGTGTTTCAATCAATATACTATTCCCAGGTCAACAGTcatagtaataattataataatctgTGTTTACGAAGTTATGTAACACAGAAGTCATTGTTTCAACTTTTCAAAAACCAGCACCAATAATTCAAAtctcagtttattaaaaattattaatcacTATCATTTTATGTCAAAAATTCAAAGTGTTTCTATGTGGACGCATCTTTACAAAAGTGAATTAAAACATTTCGATGTTGCCAAACCCTGCAGTTAATGATGATCCTTAGGATAATCAACACCAGGCTAATAACGACAATAATAGTTTTGGAAGCTAATCCAATTAACAGTATTGCCAAGTGCCTTGCTTAGCTAACTGGTAAAAATCCTCCTAATTATCATTCAGTCACTTCCATCTGTTAAACACAGTTAGTTCCTCCATTCTAAGTGATTGGTTGTTCCAAGTTTGCACATTTGACTTTCACTCTTGTGCGTTACCTTTTACATCTGGAGTTCATCCAAAGAGAAGCAGCAATGCCATCAAAGCTTAATTTAGGGTTTGTCAAGAGCAAAATCACAACCATTgaattaacaaacaataaattttttgtttcatgtggtaAGAGCTAATATTCTTACTGTTCTTGTTTGTGGTTACCAGTATCATCAGCATATGACAATGGCCTATCTCACAAACATGGCAAAAACTCTAATGCAAAGCACCAGAAGTAAAAGCTTTCTAGCAAGCGCTGTCATATATAGAATTTATATTTAGTGAAGGTGGGGTGAAGGCTATTGCTCAAACTGCAATGATGAAACAGAACAAGAAGcatttacaaaaacacaaacaaacaaaacaaattcagcCTGCTCGGAATGATTTCAGTTAGCCCTAAGAGACAAAGATTTACTCCATAACATCCCAAATCTCAGCCAAGAATGGAggcaattttttgttttgaactttgagTGAAAAACACATCTCAGAATTCATATTACCCAGAGTTCGAAGTTCTGTAAGAACAGACAACAGCTTAGCAAAATAGTTCTTTCCTGGTGGACGGAAATTATCCACATATGCTCGGAGGGCATCAATATAGAATTCCTgtattttctctacttttttaGGTTCCACCATATGAGGGCGCTCTGCAAAATAaggtgaaatttgaaaattatatttgttcaactaaaattataaaaaagcacTATTTgtccaaaattaaaaaacacaaaaagtacaAAAAGTACCATTACATTTAGGTACTTTGTATTTTAAGGAAAGAGCTTTAAGAAAGGCACTACCTCATTCataattacatattaaaactTAGATTCATATACATTTATAGAAATGTCTATAACATCCATTCATGTTTTGGAAACTTCCACAGTATTAAAAGCATTAGTAGAGGTAATTTATTCCAGTCTGCAAGCctgaaaatatgttattttatacactgaaacaaacttaactcatgtatgttattgttttgcTTGTTATAAAACACTTACAGTTaaccaacataaaatatttttcgtaaCTTTTGGAAACAttcaacttgtttttatgttttaaactataaaattttaaGTTTGCAAATTTTGAAACTCGTTACTGAATGTATTTTTCTCCTTGGAAGAAATGCATCATTCATATGATCACAATTATtgaaaacaatagaaaataaaaaggatTTCTGAtgacagttatttatttaattcaaatatactgaaaaatgtcacataacacaaaaacaactttaaatttaattGGTCTTCATATTATTGTAAGTTGTAGAAAATGCTTTTTACCTGAGAAAATTACAATGGATGTAAGTAGAGCATATTCAGCATTGGTGACTTTTAAAAGACACATCTTCCTACAAAAGCTAAAGAGAGCATCTGCAGAATCTCCTATACTTGCACTGCGGTAGTTCTCTCGTGTGTATGGTTGATTATTAGCAAAGACAATTGAGTCTGTTTTCCCATCATACTTCCGAGCTGTTCTCAACATCATCACTTCACTAGAGCATGCCTAATACAATAAATGTAATTTCTCATTCTTCTCGGTGAAATATgctaaaagttgttttaaaatttaattatatggGTAACTGGGAGAAGAAAATAAtgatttcacaaatatttttttatgtatattgtatGATACAATAACtagaaaaatactgtttttaacacTAAGATATACcccctaaatattatgttaattacaGTTCATccttataaatttgaaaatagttcCTGCAACTTCTACAGTTATCCAAAATTACCTTaagaacaaacttaaaattaataacactgaAGAGACttacttttattacaaagtttcatgtatttttaactttttttttaatgcatgcAAATAATCATTTTTGTAACCTCAAGTAAAagctacattaaataaaaaaaattgcatttactTTAACTCTATTTTGAAGTACAAACTGAATTTAATTGTGTAATATTTGGATTTCTGATACTACCAGGATGCCAAaaccacattttttttatatactttttttttgtaattgtatttattttacttttgtaatttgtattagttaGTGTAaccaatttataattattttttgtaaagtcACCTAATAAAAATTTTGCATACTTTATGGGATGCTCGAGATTTACAAAATTCTATAATATTAACATAAGGAACATATACAGGTAAtcaggccccccagtggctcagcagtatgtctgtggacttacaatgctaaaaaccaggtttcaataccgtggtgggcagagcacagataacccattgtgtagctttgtgcttaattccaaacaacaacaggtaaccaatatattttgtatcaaataatttgtttttgttttgtgtttgaatttttgcacaaagctactcgagggctatctgcactagccatccctaatttagcagtgtaagactataggaaaggcagctagtcatcaccaccaaccaccaactcttgggctatgtCTTTACCaatggattgaccatcacattataatgcccccacagctgaaagggaaagcatgtttggtgcaaccaggatttgaactcgcaaccctcagattacgaatcaaatgccttaaccctCCTGGACCATTGTACCAAATGgaagaaatacattaatatatttaaaagaatccAAGACGTTATTCAAAAACTATTCTATTCTAAAGAAGCATAAATAAACTTAGTTTTCTCTGTAGACTGATTGTACaagttcattttgaaaaaaaattaattttttgcttCTGCTTACATTGCACTGCCCAGTTAGTactgattttaatatttgataagaAATTCCATTAAAACTGTTCTTTAAGGTTGTTAGTACAGGAAGAGATGACACCTAATACACATTAACTACAATTATATTGctaatatatgtaaattttatgatatttgtgtTAATCCGGCCTGACTAAAAATGTCTCAAATTCTGCCATTAAGGGACTCATCCAAGCTTAGGAAAGGCAGCCGCTCCTGTCGGCCTCTCTCAAACAACACCTATGGTAGAAACGAGATTAACTGAACCAGAAAGAAGATTTGTATGATTTACTTAaggtttcaaatgtttttagGTAATAGAAAATTATGTAGCCAAAGCCTTGTTTTGTGTAGAGAGATTTCTCAGTGGTGTAGCAAGAGTCTGAAAGACCTTCAGGCAAGATTTTATTCATGCGCCCTATCATTATCCACAGCCCCTTCTCCCGAAATTGCATTATcacaataaaattcttaaaaacatcaataataaattTCATCATACAGACTCGCATACTCACTAAAAGTTGAGTTTTGATTGTAAAATATTGCTATGTCAATTCTGACCACAGATATgctaataatttaaagaaaaacatagcTGTTTCCAACTTTATGATTACTGTGCACAAAAGCAAACATGCAAAGAAACTTGGGTACCTGGAGATAAACAAGTATTTATGTTTAGCTTGTACTATCATCAGGTTAAAtccaatgttttaatataaaatgacaaatttaattattattttttaattcatagCATGGGTAAATTAATTGCAAGGACACTCAACTTTTACGTTAACGTttaataattattgaataaattttcAGTTCCTCTTTTCAACATCAATTACCTCTATAAGTATAGAAAAAAGTTGGGAAAAAACTGGTCTAAGAAATTGAGAAATTCATACTAGAGTgcagatgtttattttttttcacatatcTCTTAGTTATtacattacaaatttaaaacCAGAAACAATCTGGTGTGAATTTTATCATTGCTTTGATGGATTTTACTGATTAAAATTGTAGTATTAGAAGGTGATAATAGTTATAAATGTTTCTCAGCTGTCACAGCCTTATGTACTACACTGtgtattttgttgtaaaaatagaTGATTTGTGATTACTTTTTGTAGATAAGCTGTTTAGGTATATTCAactaaactatttttaaacattgttcttATAATACAATAGTTAACTTGAAGACGATTTCAAGAGGAGCTGAAAATTAAAACTCAACTGATTTGTTATGCCGCGGCTCATAGAATGGTTTATCGAGTACAAATTTTTAGCTCATAATTCCAAAGGTCTCATAGATAAATTTACTGTAATTCTATCCATAAGAATTTCAGTTTGAAGGTAGGCAGATGAGTATAAAAATTGAATCAGGTTTATGTGCACCTTGCGCTCAGTATTGTTGgaacacaaaaatatagttaataaaaatgagataaatgtttcacagattaatttactctatttCTACCTGAAAGAATTACCAATGCTGTGGCTATTGAAGattctttctctttctttttatCATAGCTAAATCTTATTTCACTGTTCtctttataattgtttctttctttcttaaaaatacaAGCCTTGTTTAACTTTCCATAGACCACGGAGTAAAAACCCCATCTATTCCTACGTCTTTGAAAACCTAAAAAAACttctatttttcattaaaatggtcaaaactttcataacattttaatttttgtctgttttgtCAACTTGCCAcatgatataataaaatttactgtATAAACCTGTTAAAATAAGTAGAAATACACTGGAGATAATTCTCTTTAACCAATTTTTTTACAACTTGTGACACAGGAAACTTGCATATGGAAATCTGACAAAAATATTATCCTGAAAGcatacacttttatattttttaccttcAGAAGAGTAATTTGATCTTCTCTGAGTAAGGTATCAAACCCAGGAACACGTTTGGAAAACTCTACAATGAGCTGGACCGTGAGGATGGTAATTTCAGTAATGTGTTGGAACCTTCGAAGATTATCTTCTTCACTATCGCCTGTGGGAAAGGTCTGTCAAGAAAACAGAAGGAAATAATACCAATTtggttttcttaaatattattactttatatataatttgaacAATATGTGGAAATGTGGGgtttattacaaaatttcttattttcgaTTACATGAAAAACATATCGAAGTATTCAAGAATAGTTGATCCTCTTGCTTTATGACAAAAAGTACGATTATAACTTGTCAAGTAGAAGTAAAACCAAACAATATCCatcatttgtaatttaaaacttttgtctCAGACATTTTGGTTTTCGTTGTCTTTTGTAACTTAATTATTCGCAATAACTAGTTGACAAAGCCATAGAAGTACTATATTACCAAATGTTTTCTATTATTACAGCTCtacattttcaaagttttacatttttggcAGTAACAGATTATTCaagtattttatgattttaactgccagaaaattatatttcaaaactactgttttaaaattttacttttcaaagtaATTTAGCAACTTTGTTTACCCAGTTATGTTATAAGATACTATGGAATGCCACTTACAGAGATCTTTTTCAGGTCTTCTTCTGATGGGGATTCAAATTCTTCTTGAAATAGGACTAGCTTATTGATTACTTCTTCTTGGGCAGGTTCCAGTGGTTtaacttggtttgttttttcaTCTTTGTCGCAAATATTCTCTCTCGTCGTGCTGTTAGGCTTATCCTTCTCTTTCTGTATTTTCTTTGATTCTCGTTTGATGGCGCACTGGTATTCAGGCACTACACCTAGTTAAAAACA comes from Tachypleus tridentatus isolate NWPU-2018 chromosome 12, ASM421037v1, whole genome shotgun sequence and encodes:
- the LOC143233868 gene encoding ecdysone receptor-like isoform X2: MSVKVKVEPGLDFSAFSRSGDESSPEVSSSNISTEISTNGISPVPSLTSSDIGEMDLEFWDLDIRKEEMSPPTSGHNGCYVDSYGDIRKKTKGPVPRQQEELCLVCGDRASGYHYNALTCEGCKGFFRRSITRNAVYQCKYGNNCEIDMYMRRKCQECRLKKCLNVGMRPECVVPEYQCAIKRESKKIQKEKDKPNSTTRENICDKDEKTNQVKPLEPAQEEVINKLVLFQEEFESPSEEDLKKISTFPTGDSEEDNLRRFQHITEITILTVQLIVEFSKRVPGFDTLLREDQITLLKACSSEVMMLRTARKYDGKTDSIVFANNQPYTRENYRSASIGDSADALFSFCRKMCLLKVTNAEYALLTSIVIFSERPHMVEPKKVEKIQEFYIDALRAYVDNFRPPGKNYFAKLLSVLTELRTLVRNAIENCGVEMSRKIANHDPEPVTITELQRQTSWIKSPKITSITSLTACHAAFWRLLRVPDVPTKY